A genomic window from Bdellovibrio sp. SKB1291214 includes:
- a CDS encoding flagellar motor protein MotB, protein MAEKKQTIVIKKIIVQGGGGHGGSWKVALADFMTALMAFFLVMWIVGQSDQTKKAVSDYFSTPSVIEYNFQNFGVELTLEKLFLDLLNEPLKAFQSFMEPMDKTPNLLDMGSAKVVAAYMADQMNDVAKNVVVTPEGFDFDIPDYMLFERGTSQPNANFVQVMDKIKGVTAGLKDAEIKLTSGLFVQSVPDSSAMTANRVASQRLDIVRNKVSASLESSTVTVSGAISVKEKLGEVDPKKLVGFIKVKIAQKELTSDGRKQRKLESMFGEQKVDMSVYDNFVHQVSTRRKEEAHAKKPLKQQVDDELKDAAKSPSSLTE, encoded by the coding sequence ATGGCAGAGAAGAAACAGACAATCGTCATCAAAAAGATCATCGTCCAAGGTGGCGGTGGTCACGGGGGTTCCTGGAAGGTTGCCCTTGCTGACTTTATGACGGCCTTGATGGCCTTCTTCCTGGTTATGTGGATTGTTGGTCAATCTGACCAAACAAAAAAAGCCGTATCAGATTATTTCTCTACGCCTTCAGTTATTGAATATAATTTCCAAAACTTCGGGGTTGAACTGACTCTTGAAAAACTTTTCCTGGATCTTTTGAATGAGCCGTTAAAGGCCTTCCAAAGTTTCATGGAGCCAATGGATAAAACTCCAAATCTATTGGATATGGGTTCTGCAAAAGTTGTTGCTGCTTACATGGCCGACCAGATGAATGACGTCGCTAAAAATGTGGTAGTCACTCCCGAGGGTTTTGATTTCGACATCCCTGATTACATGTTGTTTGAACGTGGAACTTCACAACCGAATGCTAATTTTGTTCAAGTGATGGATAAAATCAAAGGTGTAACGGCAGGTTTGAAAGACGCAGAGATTAAATTGACGTCTGGATTGTTCGTTCAATCCGTACCTGACAGTTCTGCGATGACAGCAAACCGCGTGGCTTCACAACGTTTAGATATCGTTCGTAATAAAGTATCTGCATCTTTGGAAAGTAGCACAGTGACTGTGAGTGGTGCTATCAGCGTTAAAGAAAAACTAGGTGAGGTTGATCCTAAGAAATTGGTTGGCTTTATCAAAGTTAAGATTGCACAAAAAGAGCTGACATCAGACGGTCGTAAGCAACGTAAGTTGGAATCTATGTTTGGTGAACAAAAAGTAGATATGTCTGTGTATGATAACTTTGTTCATCAAGTATCAACTCGCCGTAAAGAGGAAGCTCACGCTAAAAAGCCTCTGAAACAACAAGTTGATGATGAATTAAAAGACGCTGCTAAAAGCCCGTCTTCGCTGACAGAATAA
- a CDS encoding signal peptidase II translates to MKKREWLIVIFPLLVTWLFDRVTKLWAADITAVKSYGPLHFVLHHNHGAMLGLFSDLPSVLRIVSLSTGGAFLLCTYALIQYLLPIKSLTLRTGLSILIGGILGNVADRIAWGYVVDFIVVGTPSLSSPAFNIADALQWVGYGLIVLAIIREGELLWPENNSRKKFWVNLSFQLKYCILMMAVGLSLTLISLVFSYTYLRVTITELVGSNQFLLNKFLVPYVITFTIICIAFCMITFAVGKVLSHRIAGPIYAFERYINGIFAGENARVFKVRKGDEFKELEQLAAEISKRLAVIKSERTVNVVEFSDSGSDPDTKAQNE, encoded by the coding sequence ATGAAAAAGCGCGAATGGCTCATTGTTATATTTCCACTTCTAGTGACTTGGTTGTTCGACCGCGTAACTAAATTGTGGGCTGCTGATATCACGGCTGTGAAATCATATGGTCCGCTACACTTTGTATTGCATCACAATCACGGCGCAATGCTAGGCCTGTTTTCAGATTTGCCATCCGTTTTGCGTATCGTTTCATTGTCGACGGGTGGCGCTTTTCTTTTATGTACGTATGCTTTGATTCAATATCTTTTACCCATCAAATCGCTGACGCTTCGTACAGGTTTATCTATTCTGATCGGTGGTATCTTAGGGAACGTGGCGGATCGTATCGCTTGGGGATACGTTGTCGACTTTATCGTCGTGGGTACTCCATCCCTTTCTAGCCCGGCTTTCAATATTGCCGATGCTTTGCAATGGGTCGGTTACGGATTGATCGTCCTGGCGATCATTCGCGAAGGTGAATTGCTTTGGCCGGAAAACAATTCTCGTAAGAAATTCTGGGTGAATCTATCGTTCCAGTTGAAATATTGCATCTTGATGATGGCTGTGGGACTCAGTTTAACTTTAATCAGCCTGGTATTCTCTTACACATACTTGCGCGTTACGATCACGGAACTTGTCGGCAGCAATCAATTCCTTTTGAATAAATTCCTGGTTCCCTACGTGATCACTTTCACGATCATCTGTATCGCGTTCTGTATGATTACTTTCGCTGTTGGTAAAGTTTTGTCCCACCGAATTGCAGGCCCGATCTATGCTTTCGAAAGATACATCAACGGTATCTTTGCTGGTGAAAACGCCCGCGTTTTCAAAGTCCGCAAGGGCGATGAATTCAAAGAACTTGAACAACTAGCGGCGGAGATCTCTAAACGACTGGCCGTCATTAAGTCAGAACGCACCGTGAATGTCGTTGAGTTTTCTGACAGCGGCAGCGACCCAGATACAAAAGCACAAAACGAATAA
- a CDS encoding exonuclease domain-containing protein, whose protein sequence is MNLELPLDEYSYIAFDTETSGAYPVGYDIVEFGAVKYFKGQEVDRLQFLLKPRELMSDFIIGIHGITNMMVADAPDMNEKIHEIHAFFKGSVVMAHHAPFDLGFLTIDFEKAGLSLPMEPALCTSLLSRKWIHGVENHKLQTLIKHLNIDGGQAHRAYDDAKACLYVGLECFKKMGEEATLAKAIKSQGKQLWWKDYAMHSVNDVSLKTMIESIHTKKDLDLVYDGGSAKGETRRVSPIGIVRNPDGDYLMALCQRENTNKRYYLSRIKDVGIVY, encoded by the coding sequence ATGAATTTAGAACTGCCTTTAGATGAGTACTCTTATATCGCTTTCGACACTGAAACCAGCGGCGCCTATCCAGTGGGATATGACATCGTCGAATTCGGAGCCGTGAAGTACTTTAAAGGTCAGGAAGTAGATCGCCTGCAGTTCCTTTTAAAACCGCGCGAGTTAATGAGCGACTTTATTATCGGCATCCACGGCATCACCAACATGATGGTGGCAGATGCGCCTGATATGAACGAAAAGATTCACGAGATTCATGCCTTTTTTAAAGGCTCGGTGGTTATGGCTCACCATGCTCCTTTCGATTTAGGTTTTTTGACAATCGATTTTGAAAAAGCGGGATTGTCTTTGCCGATGGAGCCGGCTCTTTGCACAAGTCTCCTTTCACGTAAGTGGATTCATGGTGTTGAAAATCACAAACTGCAAACTTTGATCAAGCATCTAAATATCGATGGCGGTCAGGCACATCGCGCTTATGATGATGCTAAGGCTTGCTTATATGTTGGTTTGGAATGCTTTAAAAAAATGGGCGAAGAGGCGACTCTCGCGAAAGCAATTAAGAGCCAAGGTAAGCAATTGTGGTGGAAAGACTATGCGATGCACTCTGTAAACGATGTATCTCTTAAGACTATGATCGAATCCATTCATACTAAAAAAGATTTGGACCTCGTATATGATGGTGGCTCAGCTAAGGGCGAAACGCGCCGTGTGAGCCCGATTGGAATCGTACGTAATCCAGATGGCGACTATCTTATGGCCCTTTGTCAGAGAGAAAATACTAATAAACGGTATTATCTGTCTCGCATCAAAGATGTGGGAATTGTTTATTAA
- a CDS encoding substrate-binding periplasmic protein, translating to MKKLVWIFLFVMIAIASLLLKSTSVADDNSVVIQLRYQARPPFLELESGKLGGVCGSAATRVLEAAGIPFTLVENPPYRQLALLKTGDHYDCSVGWLRIPERENLYQYSLPICDDGAWLIVGRKGKVDKTIIDAKDVLRNQNLTIVNRKNYSFGKEVDAMIRRFKTNIIYIDNAEITPQMFEMIRTGRADYTFVSSWEFEYLLRRFKWAATDFVVIHPQDVTPSSPRHIICSKKVPSDVMMKINETISKMGPAAKTEFK from the coding sequence ATGAAGAAACTGGTTTGGATTTTTTTATTTGTAATGATAGCGATAGCTTCTTTGCTTCTAAAAAGTACGTCCGTCGCTGATGATAATTCAGTTGTTATCCAACTGCGCTATCAGGCGCGTCCGCCTTTTTTAGAGCTGGAAAGTGGTAAGCTTGGCGGAGTGTGTGGAAGCGCAGCCACGCGAGTTCTTGAAGCCGCAGGGATTCCGTTTACCCTGGTCGAAAACCCTCCCTACCGGCAGCTCGCTTTATTAAAAACCGGTGATCACTATGATTGTTCTGTCGGATGGCTGCGTATTCCTGAGCGGGAAAATCTGTATCAGTACTCCCTGCCTATTTGTGACGATGGCGCGTGGTTGATCGTAGGTCGCAAAGGTAAAGTCGATAAAACGATAATCGATGCTAAAGACGTTCTTAGAAATCAAAATTTGACAATCGTGAATCGCAAAAACTATTCCTTCGGCAAAGAAGTGGACGCGATGATAAGAAGATTTAAAACGAATATAATATACATCGACAATGCCGAGATAACGCCACAGATGTTTGAGATGATCAGAACAGGCAGAGCCGACTATACCTTCGTTTCCAGTTGGGAATTTGAATATCTTTTGCGACGTTTTAAGTGGGCGGCCACGGATTTTGTGGTGATTCATCCGCAAGATGTTACTCCGTCCAGTCCCCGTCATATCATATGCAGTAAAAAAGTTCCTAGCGACGTGATGATGAAGATCAACGAGACTATTTCAAAGATGGGTCCTGCAGCCAAAACAGAATTCAAATAG
- the motA gene encoding flagellar motor stator protein MotA: MGFVGILIVFATVFGGYIAGHGKMGVIIEAAGLEMVIIGGSAFGGYVIANPMKIVKMGFKLSIKAMTAKGPQKSDYVELLQMLFQLFQVFRKEGPQGIEKHIEEPEKSDIFKAYPSFMHNHHAVDFLCDTMKVTLSAELSPYDVDDLLDADIKGIHAEEHLAQHAIAAVAGGFPGLGIVAAVLGIVKTMGVLTAGTEVIGEYVAHALVGTMLGVFCAYGLIEPTATKIAADIEAEGRYLGCIKAALIALQRGAPPIVCVEYARRSIMPEERPTFNEVDKATKEIKKAA, from the coding sequence ATGGGTTTTGTAGGTATATTGATAGTTTTTGCGACAGTGTTCGGTGGTTATATCGCCGGTCACGGTAAAATGGGTGTCATCATCGAGGCCGCCGGTCTTGAGATGGTTATCATCGGGGGATCTGCATTTGGTGGTTATGTCATCGCCAACCCGATGAAAATCGTTAAGATGGGTTTTAAACTTTCCATCAAAGCGATGACTGCAAAAGGTCCACAGAAGTCTGACTATGTCGAACTTTTGCAAATGCTTTTCCAACTTTTCCAAGTCTTCAGAAAAGAAGGACCTCAAGGTATCGAGAAGCACATCGAGGAACCGGAAAAGTCTGACATCTTTAAAGCTTATCCAAGCTTCATGCACAATCACCATGCCGTAGATTTTCTTTGCGACACGATGAAAGTGACATTGTCTGCGGAACTTTCTCCGTATGACGTTGATGATCTTTTGGATGCGGATATTAAAGGTATCCATGCTGAGGAACATCTTGCTCAGCATGCCATCGCCGCCGTAGCCGGTGGTTTCCCGGGTCTAGGGATCGTTGCCGCCGTACTTGGTATCGTTAAAACCATGGGTGTTTTGACGGCGGGTACAGAGGTCATCGGGGAATACGTTGCCCATGCCCTGGTTGGTACGATGTTAGGGGTTTTCTGTGCATACGGTTTGATCGAGCCAACAGCTACTAAGATCGCAGCCGATATCGAAGCAGAAGGTCGTTACTTAGGTTGTATTAAAGCGGCGTTGATCGCTTTGCAACGTGGTGCACCTCCGATCGTGTGTGTGGAGTACGCTCGTCGTTCCATCATGCCAGAGGAAAGACCAACGTTTAACGAAGTCGACAAAGCTACAAAAGAGATTAAGAAAGCTGCGTAG
- a CDS encoding protein-disulfide reductase DsbD family protein, which yields MKATLQNLFIIVSFLVAGLTSWAQTTASEKDPLLVETQVLPYEWSPGQGGSITFKLKLPENYHAYEDQFKVVIYEPDGFKVAPFKLEPVTKWHDKFSKRERTGLVGEGTLTAHIEAPTRFLKKYDKMKLELTYQACSDQFCLFPTTKTLEVPIVTPMVEGTATLQGPTGTADKPNGFFDSANFAKYLGSSMVAGLIFVFLAGIFTSFTPCIFPMIPITLAVLGNHSEERTRLQNFLTSCVYVLGIATTYSLLGLVAASSGNMFGASLGNPYVLTVVCVIFLTMALSMYGLFELQVPAFLRNKIGNKKNKQTIFGIYLTGLFAGIVASPCVGPVLVAILTYVASTKNMLYGFLFLFFYALGLGLIFIVLGLSNQLVKSLPRSGPWMVWFKFILGTLMLSAFYYYLELLLPVRWFDGSLGIGLVIIASIYGAFLPAKGGGPRKHMQKGIMQAVLIVGIGYVVLSVFDLRPYIRGRVMADNSINQIQMLDWKPYSAAAIAQAAKEGRPVMIDFWAEWCAACHELEENTFTDPRVRAMAANFTLLKFDATKESPELKELKKKYNIQGLPTVIFYNPKGVWIDGLTLTQFEKADKFLQRLEKAAQ from the coding sequence ATGAAAGCAACTCTGCAGAACCTTTTCATCATCGTTTCTTTCCTAGTCGCAGGTCTTACGTCCTGGGCACAAACTACGGCCTCCGAAAAAGACCCGTTATTAGTCGAGACTCAAGTGCTTCCCTACGAATGGAGTCCGGGCCAAGGTGGTTCGATCACTTTTAAATTAAAATTGCCTGAAAACTATCATGCGTATGAGGACCAATTTAAAGTCGTTATTTACGAGCCAGATGGATTCAAAGTCGCTCCTTTTAAGTTGGAACCAGTCACAAAATGGCATGACAAATTTTCGAAACGTGAACGCACAGGATTAGTCGGCGAAGGAACACTTACCGCACACATCGAAGCCCCTACTCGTTTTTTGAAAAAATACGATAAAATGAAATTGGAACTGACTTATCAAGCTTGTTCCGATCAATTCTGTTTATTCCCCACAACAAAAACTTTAGAAGTTCCGATTGTTACTCCGATGGTGGAGGGAACGGCCACATTGCAAGGGCCTACAGGCACTGCAGATAAACCCAACGGATTTTTTGATAGCGCGAATTTTGCCAAATACTTGGGATCAAGTATGGTGGCTGGTTTGATTTTTGTTTTCCTTGCCGGAATCTTCACCAGCTTTACTCCGTGCATCTTTCCAATGATCCCCATCACCCTAGCGGTTTTAGGAAATCACTCTGAAGAACGAACTCGCCTGCAAAACTTTTTAACTTCATGTGTGTACGTTTTGGGAATTGCCACAACCTATTCGCTTTTGGGATTGGTCGCTGCCAGCAGTGGCAACATGTTTGGTGCGTCCTTGGGTAATCCCTACGTGTTGACCGTGGTTTGCGTAATCTTCCTAACCATGGCTTTATCCATGTACGGACTTTTTGAACTGCAAGTACCGGCGTTTCTTCGCAATAAAATCGGAAACAAAAAGAACAAACAAACGATCTTTGGAATTTACCTCACAGGTTTGTTCGCCGGCATCGTGGCAAGCCCTTGTGTGGGCCCCGTGTTAGTAGCGATCCTGACTTATGTGGCCTCCACCAAGAACATGCTTTACGGATTCTTATTCTTGTTTTTCTATGCATTGGGACTGGGATTGATCTTTATTGTCTTAGGTCTTTCAAATCAGCTGGTAAAGTCATTGCCACGGTCCGGCCCATGGATGGTTTGGTTTAAATTCATCCTGGGGACATTGATGCTGTCAGCGTTCTATTATTATTTAGAACTTTTACTGCCGGTGCGTTGGTTTGATGGATCTCTGGGTATCGGCTTAGTTATCATTGCAAGTATTTACGGCGCCTTCTTGCCCGCTAAGGGCGGCGGTCCTCGTAAGCACATGCAAAAAGGAATCATGCAGGCTGTGTTGATCGTAGGTATCGGCTACGTTGTCCTTTCTGTATTTGACCTGCGTCCTTATATCCGCGGTCGTGTAATGGCTGATAACTCTATAAACCAAATTCAAATGTTAGACTGGAAGCCCTATTCTGCTGCTGCCATTGCTCAAGCGGCGAAAGAGGGCCGTCCTGTTATGATCGATTTCTGGGCGGAGTGGTGTGCTGCTTGTCACGAGCTTGAAGAAAATACTTTCACAGACCCCCGCGTGCGCGCGATGGCTGCGAATTTTACATTGCTAAAGTTTGATGCCACGAAAGAATCACCAGAGCTGAAAGAACTTAAAAAGAAATACAACATCCAAGGATTGCCGACGGTGATTTTTTATAATCCAAAAGGTGTATGGATCGATGGCTTGACGCTGACACAGTTTGAAAAAGCCGACAAATTCCTACAGCGCCTCGAAAAAGCCGCTCAATAA
- the lon gene encoding endopeptidase La, which yields MSFVSGYLPVIPLRNAVLFPGVSMPLRVGRDRSIQALQKALTNQKWIVLLSQKNPEGTVEKPEDMHTVGTLCKIESHKKEDDGSFTIFVNAHQRIRAREMRFENGIYETLTEGVEDILVADRKTEEALLESLKQIAYETVDLLGKHMRRVKEWIAEIEELSLLTNVCAAHADFSLADKQGILESADVRERALKILDLMKEQKERLKIQLDIRQKLTENINQSQKESILREQMRVIREQLGDEDNNDVAEGFRKKILEAGMPDEALALANSQLKRLENMNSASPEYQIIRTHLDLLTDLPWAKSSADQEIDLEKAEAILNEDHFGMDKIKKRILQHLAVMKLRKSHQGSILLFVGPPGVGKTSLGKSIARALNKKYVRVALGGVRDDAEIRGHRRTYIGAMPGRVISGIKKAGENDPVFVLDEIDKLSRSFNGDPASALLETLDPEQNNSFQDHYLDTAFDLSKVLFIATANALDTIPGPLLDRMEVIELTGYTIEEKKNIAKRHLWPKQLKEHGIEESQMEITEGALTKMITDYTREAGVRELQRKIATICKFMSLKILKAGEQKLIVDINDLDEIFGAERFSSELTESAMPPGVVTGLAWTPVGGDILFIETEEMPGSGQLLLTGQLGEVMQESAKIAMSLLKARLPLMDPTIDFTKKEVHVHVPAGAIPKDGPSAGVTMLTSIASKMLKKPVNPKLAMTGEISLRGSVLPVGGIKEKIIAAHRAGVTEAILCKKNEKDLREVPQEIKSQMKFHFVDNVNDLLKIALEIDFPAYKLNFDNTTPLFPRAMN from the coding sequence ATGTCATTCGTATCTGGTTACCTTCCTGTTATTCCGCTAAGAAATGCCGTTCTGTTTCCCGGTGTCAGCATGCCTTTGCGGGTTGGAAGAGACCGCAGTATTCAAGCTTTACAAAAAGCACTAACCAACCAAAAGTGGATTGTTTTACTTTCACAGAAAAATCCTGAAGGCACTGTTGAAAAGCCAGAGGATATGCATACTGTCGGAACTCTTTGTAAAATTGAATCCCATAAAAAAGAAGATGATGGAAGCTTTACGATTTTCGTCAATGCTCATCAGCGCATTCGTGCGCGTGAAATGAGATTTGAAAATGGAATCTATGAGACTTTGACGGAAGGAGTTGAAGATATCCTGGTCGCAGATCGTAAGACCGAGGAAGCCTTGCTTGAGAGCCTCAAACAAATCGCCTACGAGACAGTTGATTTACTGGGTAAGCACATGCGCCGAGTGAAGGAGTGGATCGCAGAGATCGAGGAGCTCTCGTTGCTGACTAACGTGTGTGCAGCTCATGCTGATTTTTCCTTGGCTGATAAGCAAGGAATTTTAGAGTCGGCTGACGTACGTGAACGTGCTCTAAAAATTTTGGACCTGATGAAGGAACAAAAGGAGCGATTGAAGATCCAATTGGATATTCGTCAGAAACTGACCGAGAACATCAATCAAAGTCAAAAAGAAAGCATTCTGCGCGAGCAAATGCGAGTCATTCGGGAACAGCTGGGTGATGAAGACAACAATGATGTCGCCGAAGGGTTCCGTAAAAAAATCCTTGAGGCGGGAATGCCTGACGAAGCGTTGGCATTGGCAAATTCGCAGTTGAAGCGTTTGGAGAATATGAATTCAGCATCGCCTGAATACCAAATCATCCGTACGCATTTGGATTTGCTAACAGATTTGCCGTGGGCAAAATCATCAGCGGATCAAGAAATTGATTTAGAAAAGGCCGAAGCGATTTTGAACGAAGATCACTTTGGCATGGATAAAATTAAAAAAAGAATCTTGCAGCATTTAGCCGTCATGAAACTGCGTAAATCGCATCAAGGTTCGATTCTGTTATTCGTAGGCCCTCCAGGTGTAGGTAAAACTTCCCTTGGTAAAAGTATTGCGCGCGCACTGAATAAGAAATACGTGCGGGTGGCATTAGGTGGGGTGCGTGATGATGCGGAAATCCGCGGTCACCGCCGTACCTATATCGGAGCAATGCCGGGTCGAGTGATTTCCGGAATTAAAAAGGCCGGTGAAAACGATCCTGTATTCGTACTGGATGAGATCGATAAACTATCGCGCAGCTTTAACGGCGATCCTGCAAGTGCCCTGTTGGAGACTTTGGACCCTGAGCAGAATAATTCTTTCCAAGATCATTACCTGGATACGGCATTTGATCTTTCGAAAGTTCTTTTTATCGCAACGGCTAACGCACTTGATACAATTCCAGGCCCTTTATTGGATCGTATGGAAGTGATCGAGCTTACCGGTTATACGATCGAGGAAAAGAAAAACATCGCAAAACGCCACTTGTGGCCGAAGCAGTTAAAAGAGCACGGTATCGAGGAGTCTCAAATGGAGATCACCGAAGGTGCCTTGACAAAAATGATTACCGACTACACCCGTGAAGCCGGCGTTCGTGAGCTGCAAAGAAAAATTGCGACAATTTGCAAGTTTATGAGTTTGAAGATCTTAAAAGCCGGAGAGCAGAAACTGATCGTTGATATTAACGATTTGGATGAAATTTTTGGCGCAGAAAGATTCTCTTCCGAATTGACGGAATCGGCGATGCCACCGGGTGTGGTGACAGGGCTTGCATGGACACCGGTGGGTGGTGACATCTTGTTCATCGAAACGGAAGAAATGCCAGGTTCAGGTCAATTGCTGTTGACGGGGCAACTGGGCGAAGTGATGCAGGAATCCGCGAAAATCGCGATGAGCTTGCTTAAAGCGCGCTTGCCGTTGATGGATCCTACAATCGACTTCACTAAAAAAGAAGTCCACGTTCACGTTCCTGCGGGAGCCATCCCTAAAGATGGTCCTTCAGCAGGGGTGACAATGTTGACGTCGATTGCTTCGAAGATGTTGAAAAAACCTGTGAACCCTAAATTGGCGATGACAGGTGAGATCTCGCTTCGTGGCAGCGTCTTGCCGGTCGGTGGTATTAAAGAAAAAATCATTGCGGCTCACAGAGCTGGAGTGACCGAGGCTATCTTGTGTAAGAAAAACGAAAAAGACTTGCGCGAGGTTCCTCAGGAAATCAAATCTCAGATGAAGTTCCACTTCGTTGACAACGTGAATGATCTGCTAAAGATCGCACTGGAAATTGATTTCCCGGCTTACAAGCTGAACTTCGATAACACGACCCCACTCTTCCCAAGAGCAATGAACTAA
- a CDS encoding TorF family putative porin, producing the protein MRRYISFIITLLGLSSAAWAAENTPTFKLTGDVSLLSQYVEYGLNQSEGSPALQGSFWFNFGPQFRMGLWGSNTNYKNSDDHFNLRGNADIKIDFSQDSHATIAYSYSKFFKEGDRDGQILGLHLNFGSYRLTYDSLSNWEGTHSRSSRIGFGKETVVFTDWKWDLEAGYNSPNVTGISSYFDLRTALGTNWGVIYFEGAVTGTTAASDLDGTGDVYFILSAKTGF; encoded by the coding sequence ATGCGAAGATACATCAGTTTTATCATTACACTCTTAGGTCTTAGTTCTGCTGCTTGGGCAGCGGAAAATACTCCTACGTTCAAACTAACGGGCGATGTTTCGCTGCTTTCTCAATATGTTGAGTACGGTTTGAACCAATCGGAAGGCTCTCCTGCTTTACAAGGGTCGTTCTGGTTTAACTTTGGACCTCAGTTCCGCATGGGACTGTGGGGTTCAAATACGAACTATAAGAACAGTGATGATCATTTCAATTTACGCGGAAATGCTGATATCAAAATCGATTTCAGCCAAGATTCCCACGCAACAATCGCCTATAGCTACAGCAAGTTCTTTAAAGAAGGCGATCGTGACGGTCAAATTCTGGGGCTGCATTTGAATTTCGGTTCCTATCGCCTCACTTACGACAGCTTAAGCAATTGGGAAGGCACACATAGCAGATCGTCGCGTATTGGATTTGGCAAAGAGACTGTCGTGTTCACAGATTGGAAATGGGATCTGGAAGCAGGTTATAATTCACCGAACGTGACCGGCATCAGCAGCTATTTTGATCTGCGCACGGCTCTTGGTACAAACTGGGGTGTGATTTATTTTGAAGGTGCCGTGACCGGCACCACTGCAGCCAGCGACCTTGATGGCACTGGCGACGTTTATTTTATTCTGTCAGCGAAGACGGGCTTTTAG